Proteins encoded within one genomic window of Granulicella pectinivorans:
- a CDS encoding cupin domain-containing protein → MKPIATCALLLACLVPTHAIPQQAVHTDARASELIRLLDLKPLPKESGFLGILGVSARKIQIDDQTFAVQSQNYYMLTRAVPINYLHWLAPDDTHILIEGGPVDYYIFHPDGRVELRVLGMDLAKGERPIVAVPGGCWKALRLHKGVAYALMANALSPEFTPGRVRIGAGPSFIARFKDKAPWATESALREMIGPNWQP, encoded by the coding sequence ATGAAGCCCATCGCGACCTGTGCTCTCCTGCTCGCCTGTCTCGTCCCGACACATGCCATCCCGCAGCAGGCCGTCCACACCGACGCCCGCGCCAGCGAACTCATCCGCCTGCTGGACCTCAAGCCACTCCCCAAAGAGTCCGGCTTCCTCGGCATCCTCGGCGTCTCCGCCCGAAAGATCCAGATCGACGACCAAACCTTCGCCGTCCAAAGCCAGAACTACTACATGCTCACGCGCGCGGTGCCCATCAACTACCTGCACTGGCTCGCGCCCGACGACACCCACATCCTCATCGAAGGTGGCCCGGTGGATTACTACATCTTCCATCCAGACGGGCGCGTCGAGTTGCGAGTCCTCGGCATGGATCTCGCCAAGGGGGAACGACCTATCGTCGCCGTGCCGGGCGGATGCTGGAAGGCGCTCCGTCTGCACAAAGGCGTGGCCTACGCCCTGATGGCCAACGCGCTCTCCCCGGAGTTCACCCCCGGTCGCGTCAGGATCGGCGCCGGCCCCAGCTTCATCGCCCGGTTCAAAGACAAAGCGCCATGGGCCACCGAATCCGCCCTGCGCGAGATGATCGGTCCGAACTGGCAGCCATAG
- a CDS encoding acyltransferase family protein, which yields MPEQPQPRFDTVDVLRGLSILAVVLLHTWLRFFFGSVHVDANLPKMLGHLLFRNGGNGVTVFFAISGFLITFTSMRRFGSLAAMRPLTFYRIRFARIAPLLLALLAVLSILHLAHVEGFVIRPNVATLPRALLSALTFHLNWYESFHGYLPANWDVMWSLSIEEMFYLFFPLACVVLLRLRAGLFAFIAILVAFVAMGPFARTTWYASNEVWRENNYIGGMSDIAVGCLAALLAHRLWPRREALRRALIPAQIAGAAILFLIALWPSNWPILHPVLRFLGKSGLDDTLLSLAASLVIVASLLRNRPGRLWTAPIRWFGRHSYEVYLTHEFLVLFGTELYFKYHRGPLAAWVVGILLLTAPLGGLVARFFSEPMNRRLRPKFTHAIRPETP from the coding sequence ATGCCCGAGCAGCCTCAACCCCGCTTCGACACCGTCGACGTCCTGCGCGGACTCTCCATCCTCGCCGTCGTCCTCCTCCACACCTGGCTCCGCTTCTTCTTCGGAAGCGTCCACGTCGACGCCAACCTCCCCAAGATGCTCGGTCATCTGCTCTTTCGCAACGGAGGCAACGGCGTCACGGTCTTCTTCGCCATCTCCGGCTTTCTCATCACCTTCACCTCGATGCGCCGCTTCGGGTCGCTCGCGGCGATGCGGCCCCTCACCTTCTACCGCATTCGCTTCGCGCGCATCGCTCCCCTTCTCCTTGCTCTGCTCGCAGTCCTCAGCATCCTGCATCTGGCGCATGTCGAAGGCTTCGTGATCCGGCCCAACGTCGCGACACTTCCCCGCGCGCTGCTCTCCGCCCTCACCTTCCACCTCAACTGGTACGAGTCCTTCCACGGATACCTTCCTGCCAATTGGGACGTCATGTGGTCGCTCTCCATTGAGGAGATGTTCTACCTCTTCTTCCCGCTCGCGTGCGTCGTCCTGCTCCGCCTCCGCGCAGGCCTCTTCGCCTTCATCGCCATCCTCGTGGCCTTTGTCGCGATGGGTCCCTTCGCCCGCACCACCTGGTATGCCTCGAACGAGGTCTGGCGTGAGAACAACTACATCGGCGGCATGAGCGATATCGCCGTCGGATGCCTCGCCGCGCTCCTCGCACATCGCCTTTGGCCCCGCCGCGAAGCCCTTCGGCGCGCTCTCATCCCGGCCCAGATCGCCGGAGCCGCCATCCTCTTCCTCATTGCGCTCTGGCCGTCCAATTGGCCTATCCTGCATCCGGTTCTGCGCTTCCTCGGCAAGAGCGGTCTTGACGACACGCTGCTCTCCCTCGCGGCGAGTCTCGTCATCGTCGCGTCCCTGCTGCGCAACCGTCCCGGACGCCTCTGGACCGCGCCTATCCGCTGGTTCGGACGCCACTCCTATGAGGTCTATCTCACGCACGAGTTCCTGGTCCTCTTTGGCACGGAGCTCTACTTCAAGTACCACCGCGGACCGCTCGCCGCATGGGTTGTCGGCATCCTTCTGCTCACCGCGCCTCTCGGTGGGCTCGTCGCTCGCTTCTTCTCCGAGCCGATGAACCGGCGTCTGCGTCCAAAATTCACACACGCCATCAGGCCAGAAACGCCGTAA
- a CDS encoding N-acetylmuramoyl-L-alanine amidase, translating to MKPSSTTRTAVLAIAASFTPVYAASSRTAPAHTATTPWEKALHLREALAAEPESARTRAEYARAIEAFRIIYFGSARDQHAPASILAQANLEAEEGHLLHDAKATQSAATHYEFLRTQYPASSLVPAAILAQAQLEAEERHDPKAARTLYALLVHNHPRSEQAEAARVALRSPATLARAKAPAVVPEPEPARRVAPLTPEPTPEPVETSQAPTRHSGLPPMATTAELAARADTVPTYAQPRTTELPIAATPVEAPIPTHRPRAATVTGIRHWSTPTYTRVAIDLGDDVTFEAARVTNPSRLFFDLHGARLAPELINKTFAVTDDGFLQKIRAAQQTPDTTRVVLDVSDVTEYSAFLLPNPSRLIIDIHGKAKQEAVAAPIPATPLPVPAPRVAQPQAVTLGRPVPNTIATKTPTASAEIAAVSLQPGKIEATGKPTAHPIAATVPDDSPIATKRKHTRHTPDDDIAAPAKAAVPTATGETSLVRALGLKIGRIVIDAGHGGHDSGTLGAGGIQEKDVVLDVALRLGKLLHERLGAEIIYTRSDDTFIPLETRTAIANKAQADLFLSIHANSSPDPTARGVETYYLNFTQSADANQLAARENALSGQSVHQLTELVKKITLKDKIEESREFASDVETSLYAGLAQGNEGLRNRGVKKAPFVVLIGANMPSILAEISFVSNQRDAEQLRKPEYRQRVAESLFKGVAKYESGLGDSHAPLERASIATPATGK from the coding sequence ATGAAGCCGTCGAGCACAACCCGCACTGCCGTCCTGGCCATAGCCGCCAGCTTTACCCCCGTGTACGCCGCGAGCAGCCGCACCGCACCGGCCCACACGGCAACGACTCCGTGGGAAAAGGCCCTGCATCTGCGTGAAGCACTCGCCGCCGAGCCGGAGTCCGCACGGACCCGCGCCGAATACGCACGCGCCATCGAAGCCTTCCGCATCATCTACTTCGGCTCGGCTCGCGACCAGCACGCGCCCGCCAGCATCCTCGCCCAAGCCAACCTTGAGGCCGAAGAGGGCCACCTCCTCCACGACGCGAAGGCCACACAGTCCGCCGCCACGCACTACGAGTTTCTGCGCACGCAGTATCCGGCCAGTTCCCTTGTTCCCGCAGCAATCCTCGCCCAGGCCCAGCTCGAAGCGGAAGAGCGCCACGATCCCAAAGCCGCACGGACGCTGTACGCGCTTCTGGTCCACAATCATCCTCGGAGCGAACAGGCTGAAGCCGCACGCGTCGCGCTGCGCTCACCCGCCACCCTGGCCCGCGCAAAGGCCCCGGCTGTCGTCCCCGAGCCCGAACCCGCGCGACGCGTCGCTCCTTTAACGCCCGAGCCAACGCCCGAGCCCGTCGAAACGTCGCAGGCTCCCACGCGCCACTCCGGCCTGCCCCCCATGGCGACGACCGCGGAGCTCGCGGCACGCGCCGATACCGTGCCCACCTACGCGCAGCCCCGCACCACCGAGCTCCCCATTGCAGCAACGCCGGTCGAAGCCCCCATTCCCACGCACAGGCCGCGCGCGGCGACCGTAACCGGCATCCGTCACTGGTCGACCCCCACCTACACCCGCGTCGCCATCGACCTCGGCGACGACGTGACCTTCGAGGCCGCGCGCGTCACCAACCCGTCGCGACTCTTCTTCGATCTCCACGGCGCACGCCTGGCACCCGAGCTCATCAACAAGACCTTTGCCGTCACCGACGATGGCTTTCTCCAGAAGATCCGCGCCGCCCAGCAGACCCCCGACACCACCCGCGTCGTGCTCGACGTCAGCGATGTGACCGAATACTCCGCATTCCTCCTGCCCAACCCGTCGCGGCTCATCATCGACATTCACGGCAAGGCGAAACAGGAGGCCGTCGCAGCCCCCATCCCAGCGACCCCCTTGCCCGTTCCAGCTCCCCGCGTCGCGCAGCCACAGGCCGTAACGCTGGGACGCCCGGTGCCCAACACCATCGCCACCAAGACACCGACCGCCTCCGCCGAGATCGCCGCGGTCAGCCTCCAACCCGGCAAGATCGAGGCCACGGGCAAGCCCACCGCACATCCCATCGCCGCCACGGTCCCTGACGACTCCCCGATCGCCACAAAACGCAAACACACCAGGCACACCCCGGACGACGACATCGCCGCTCCCGCGAAAGCCGCCGTTCCCACCGCCACTGGCGAGACCTCGCTCGTGCGCGCGCTCGGCCTCAAGATCGGCCGCATCGTCATCGACGCAGGCCACGGCGGACACGACTCCGGCACGCTCGGCGCGGGCGGCATCCAGGAAAAAGACGTCGTCCTCGACGTAGCCCTCCGCCTCGGCAAGCTGCTGCACGAGCGCCTCGGCGCCGAGATCATCTACACCCGCTCCGACGACACCTTCATCCCGCTCGAGACGCGCACCGCCATCGCCAACAAGGCCCAGGCCGACCTCTTCCTCTCCATTCACGCCAACTCCTCGCCCGACCCCACCGCGCGCGGCGTCGAGACCTACTACCTCAACTTCACGCAATCCGCCGACGCCAACCAGCTCGCGGCTCGCGAGAACGCCCTCTCCGGCCAGTCCGTCCACCAGCTCACCGAACTGGTCAAGAAGATCACCCTCAAGGACAAGATCGAGGAGTCCCGCGAGTTCGCCTCGGACGTCGAAACCAGCCTCTACGCAGGCCTCGCCCAAGGTAACGAAGGACTCCGCAATCGAGGCGTCAAGAAGGCCCCCTTCGTCGTGCTCATCGGCGCAAACATGCCGTCCATCCTCGCCGAGATCTCCTTCGTCAGCAACCAGCGCGACGCCGAGCAGCTCCGCAAGCCCGAGTATCGTCAGCGCGTCGCCGAGTCGCTCTTCAAGGGCGTCGCCAAATACGAGTCGGGCCTCGGCGACTCGCACGCCCCGCTCGAACGCGCTTCCATTGCCACCCCCGCCACCGGCAAGTAG
- a CDS encoding nuclear transport factor 2 family protein, translating to MADTSTIIAQAYAAFNRRDIDAALALMTHDVSWPRASEGGKVIGKEAIRAYWTRQWSEFDPHVDPLDLSPQESGRIHVRVHQLVKNLQGDLLADGVVVHVFTIAEGLIVAMDLEDEADPNAGPSAAFAHRS from the coding sequence ATGGCCGACACCAGCACCATCATCGCGCAGGCCTACGCCGCCTTCAACCGGCGAGACATCGACGCCGCCCTCGCCCTCATGACGCACGACGTGAGCTGGCCCAGGGCGTCCGAGGGTGGCAAGGTCATCGGCAAAGAAGCGATCCGTGCCTACTGGACGCGGCAGTGGAGCGAGTTCGACCCCCACGTCGACCCCCTCGACCTCTCCCCGCAAGAGTCCGGTCGGATTCACGTGCGCGTGCACCAGCTTGTCAAGAACCTGCAAGGCGATCTCCTCGCCGACGGCGTGGTCGTCCACGTCTTCACCATCGCGGAGGGCCTCATCGTAGCCATGGACCTCGAAGACGAGGCCGATCCGAACGCTGGCCCATCAGCCGCATTCGCCCATCGCTCCTGA
- a CDS encoding DUF6599 family protein: MVSSRKTLIFAVLLAAAGAAAQAPPAAHIVEPPPPLLPQQIGSFQKNAPAPVGDGLGSLDAAQAPVMKEDGIRRFEKSDFTSGPFHGTLTVYQFFDVSGAYAAFCYERSQGFNQPAKKVGGATASGPDGILFQSGINLVIAHFDKSTPKLPAVFDELITHLPKASGPASQPPLLPTYLPEKNLVPGSLRYALGPAAYTAMGGVLPANILTFDKAGESVTGDYQIHAHKERGVVTLLLYPTPTIAGDVSRAVDAQLHAQPPAGVAKLRREGPLLILATGGFSEKEAQEVVDQIHLHSEVSWNKALPPEFHTEVRKTASLLTSILVFSGVLGLAAILLGLFLGFGRAWVRVLMGKPAASEPEFLRIDFSGKPAADATDRTPPTT, encoded by the coding sequence ATGGTTTCGTCGCGTAAAACCCTCATCTTCGCTGTCCTCCTTGCCGCAGCCGGTGCCGCGGCGCAGGCTCCGCCCGCCGCCCACATCGTCGAGCCCCCGCCGCCTCTTCTCCCCCAGCAGATCGGTTCCTTCCAGAAGAACGCCCCTGCCCCCGTCGGCGACGGCCTCGGCTCACTCGACGCCGCGCAGGCTCCGGTCATGAAAGAAGACGGCATCCGCCGCTTCGAAAAATCCGACTTCACCTCCGGACCGTTCCACGGCACCCTCACCGTCTATCAGTTCTTCGACGTCTCGGGCGCCTACGCCGCCTTCTGTTACGAGCGTTCCCAGGGCTTCAACCAGCCCGCGAAGAAGGTCGGCGGCGCCACCGCCAGCGGCCCCGACGGCATCCTCTTCCAGAGCGGCATCAACCTGGTGATTGCCCACTTCGACAAGTCGACCCCAAAGCTCCCGGCTGTCTTTGACGAATTGATCACGCATCTCCCCAAAGCCTCAGGCCCTGCCAGCCAACCGCCTCTTCTGCCCACCTACCTGCCTGAAAAGAACCTGGTCCCCGGAAGCCTGCGTTACGCGCTCGGTCCCGCGGCTTATACCGCCATGGGCGGCGTCCTGCCCGCAAACATCCTCACCTTCGATAAGGCCGGCGAATCAGTCACCGGCGACTACCAGATCCACGCCCACAAGGAGCGCGGTGTCGTCACCCTCCTGCTCTACCCCACACCCACGATCGCCGGCGACGTCAGCCGTGCCGTCGACGCGCAGCTTCACGCGCAACCGCCCGCCGGAGTCGCCAAACTCCGCCGCGAAGGCCCGCTCCTCATCCTCGCCACCGGCGGCTTCTCGGAAAAAGAGGCGCAGGAGGTGGTCGATCAGATCCACCTGCACAGCGAGGTCAGTTGGAACAAGGCCCTGCCGCCTGAGTTCCACACCGAGGTCCGCAAGACCGCCAGCCTCCTGACGAGCATCCTCGTCTTTTCCGGCGTTCTTGGCCTGGCAGCCATCCTGCTGGGCCTCTTCCTCGGCTTCGGCCGCGCCTGGGTACGCGTCTTGATGGGTAAGCCCGCCGCCAGCGAGCCGGAGTTCCTCCGTATCGACTTCAGCGGCAAACCAGCCGCCGATGCCACGGATCGGACACCGCCCACCACCTGA
- a CDS encoding NIPSNAP family protein produces MDRRNLLKAMGAAAMMPMAVDAVAASPAGDDSVYELRIYHLNEGKQDLILERFRSGETKLFEKHGMHGVAYWVPTDEPLAGRTLVYMLRHKSREAATASWAAFSKDPDWVALKTASEKDGVFVKLHESTFLKPTDFSPKL; encoded by the coding sequence ATGGACCGCAGGAATTTATTAAAGGCGATGGGCGCGGCGGCAATGATGCCCATGGCTGTGGATGCGGTGGCGGCGTCGCCGGCGGGTGACGATAGCGTGTATGAACTGAGGATCTATCACCTGAACGAGGGAAAGCAGGATCTGATCCTGGAGAGATTCCGTTCCGGTGAGACGAAGCTCTTTGAGAAACATGGCATGCACGGCGTTGCCTATTGGGTTCCTACGGACGAGCCGCTGGCGGGCCGCACTCTGGTCTACATGCTTCGCCACAAAAGCCGCGAGGCTGCGACGGCAAGCTGGGCTGCGTTTTCCAAGGATCCGGATTGGGTGGCGTTGAAGACGGCGTCGGAGAAGGATGGCGTCTTCGTGAAGCTGCACGAGTCGACGTTTCTGAAGCCGACCGACTTCTCTCCGAAGCTCTGA
- a CDS encoding tetratricopeptide repeat protein yields the protein MSAYTVPPRPTVTRYSRQDVLRILRVHPRQLTAWERAGLILSKDQPSELDLPYSFEDLSQMRTLRDLQATRISVRSIRASVDAMQRVAGLSNPLLEASMVRRGSRLSYRYAGALVDPFTQQLAFDFELAPDRRLRVVRSGEPMVAPTVPGLQEMFLRAVKLEEDPNAREQAMQLYREILALDPRHAPACINLGTIYYTLRDFETAEAMYRRATNADPDYALAFFDLGNVLDELQRVHEAVECYQRAVVLVPSYADAHYNLALAFERKGEKRRALAHWLAYARLDPVGPWAAHAKGQARKILSGEKLSIVSRFGKQCGKALLKHDAAG from the coding sequence ATGAGTGCGTACACGGTGCCACCGAGACCAACAGTGACCCGATACAGTCGCCAAGACGTTCTGCGGATCCTTCGCGTGCATCCGCGCCAGCTCACCGCATGGGAGCGCGCGGGCCTGATTCTCTCCAAGGATCAGCCGAGCGAACTCGACCTTCCCTACAGCTTTGAAGACCTCTCGCAGATGCGGACTCTCCGCGACCTGCAGGCGACCCGGATCTCCGTCCGCAGCATCCGCGCCTCGGTCGATGCGATGCAGCGCGTCGCCGGCCTCAGCAATCCCCTGCTCGAAGCCAGCATGGTCCGTCGCGGATCGCGCCTCTCTTACCGCTACGCCGGGGCGCTCGTCGACCCCTTCACCCAGCAACTCGCCTTCGACTTCGAGCTCGCACCCGATCGACGTCTGCGTGTGGTGCGCTCGGGCGAACCCATGGTCGCGCCCACCGTGCCCGGTCTGCAGGAGATGTTCCTGCGCGCCGTCAAGCTCGAAGAGGACCCCAACGCCCGCGAACAGGCCATGCAGCTCTACCGCGAGATCCTGGCGCTCGATCCGCGGCACGCCCCCGCCTGCATCAACCTCGGCACCATCTATTACACGCTGCGTGACTTCGAAACTGCCGAGGCGATGTACCGTCGCGCCACCAACGCCGATCCCGACTACGCGCTTGCCTTCTTCGATCTCGGCAACGTGCTCGATGAACTGCAGCGTGTCCACGAGGCCGTCGAGTGTTACCAGCGCGCCGTCGTACTCGTGCCCAGCTACGCCGACGCCCACTACAACCTTGCCCTCGCCTTCGAGCGCAAGGGCGAGAAGCGCCGCGCCCTCGCCCACTGGCTCGCCTACGCCCGCCTCGATCCGGTAGGACCATGGGCCGCCCACGCCAAGGGGCAAGCCAGGAAGATCCTCTCCGGCGAAAAGCTCTCCATCGTCAGCCGCTTCGGCAAACAGTGCGGCAAAGCCCTCCTGAAGCACGACGCAGCCGGATAG
- a CDS encoding acyl-CoA dehydrogenase family protein encodes MPATTKPLALTQLGEEELFFRDTVRKFAHNEIAPMARAMDEAQKLDPALLKQLFAMGLMGIEIPEQFGGSGGSFFDAILAVEALSAVDPSVGVLVDVQNTLTINALIKWGNEAQKSRFLPKLATDTVASYALSEASSGSDAFALQTRATAVEGGYLLSGQKLWITNAMESGLFIVFATLDPALGYKGITAFLVEKGAAGFTLGKKEDKLGIRASSTAALLFDDCFVPSADVLGKPGIGYKIAIETLNEGRIGIAAQMLGLADGAWGHAAKWAKERKQFGKALVEFQAMQFQLAEMATEIEAARLMVYNAARLKDNGSEFLKEAAMAKYYASHVAEKVASLAVEVYGGSGFVKDYPVEKLYRDAKIGKIYEGTSFMQLATIAKLTLGKV; translated from the coding sequence ATGCCAGCTACCACCAAGCCCCTCGCCCTGACGCAACTCGGCGAAGAGGAGCTCTTCTTCCGCGATACCGTCCGCAAGTTCGCCCACAACGAGATCGCCCCCATGGCCCGCGCCATGGACGAGGCCCAGAAGCTCGACCCCGCTCTGCTCAAGCAGCTCTTCGCAATGGGTCTCATGGGGATCGAGATCCCCGAGCAGTTCGGCGGCTCCGGCGGCAGCTTCTTTGACGCCATTCTTGCCGTGGAGGCGCTCTCCGCAGTCGATCCCTCGGTCGGCGTGCTGGTGGACGTCCAGAACACCCTCACCATCAACGCCCTGATCAAGTGGGGCAACGAGGCCCAGAAGTCCAGATTCCTGCCGAAACTGGCTACCGACACCGTCGCCAGCTACGCCCTGTCGGAGGCCTCGAGCGGCTCCGACGCCTTCGCCCTCCAGACCCGTGCCACCGCCGTTGAAGGTGGCTATCTGTTGAGCGGGCAGAAGTTATGGATCACCAATGCGATGGAATCGGGCCTTTTCATCGTCTTCGCCACCCTCGATCCAGCGCTGGGTTACAAGGGCATCACGGCCTTCCTGGTCGAAAAAGGTGCAGCCGGCTTCACGCTCGGCAAGAAGGAAGACAAGCTCGGCATTCGCGCCTCCTCGACCGCTGCCCTGCTCTTCGACGACTGCTTCGTGCCCTCGGCCGACGTGCTCGGAAAGCCCGGTATCGGCTACAAGATCGCCATCGAGACCCTGAACGAGGGCCGCATCGGCATCGCCGCCCAGATGCTCGGGCTCGCCGACGGCGCCTGGGGACACGCCGCCAAATGGGCGAAAGAGCGCAAACAGTTCGGCAAAGCGCTGGTCGAGTTTCAGGCGATGCAGTTCCAACTCGCCGAGATGGCCACCGAGATCGAGGCAGCCCGCCTGATGGTCTACAACGCCGCCCGCCTGAAGGATAACGGCAGCGAGTTCCTCAAGGAGGCGGCGATGGCGAAGTACTACGCCTCGCACGTCGCCGAGAAGGTCGCCTCCCTCGCGGTCGAGGTCTACGGAGGCTCCGGTTTCGTCAAGGATTATCCCGTTGAGAAGCTCTATCGCGACGCCAAGATCGGCAAGATCTATGAAGGAACTTCCTTCATGCAGCTTGCCACGATCGCCAAGCTGACCCTCGGAAAGGTCTAG
- a CDS encoding MFS transporter: MKPSAKPTNLPFLGLACAVGVSTIYYNQPLLLEMGQSYHAHPGETGFVAVATQIGYAVGLLCFVPLGDVLERRALMVRMYGAVAVALLLVGLAPSLFWLIAFSVIAGALASVTHIVLPIAPDLVEDNQRGRAIGIVMTGLLLGILLARTFAGWVSRIHGWRLVFLIAAAVNLAFVPLLWKVMPKLPPKQPLTYGEAMSSLWTLWRTQPLLRESCVLGALVFASFSCFWTTLAFLLDSHYGLGPGVAGTFGVVGAAGALTASIAGRFADKHGPRWVLTLGGAVLAASYLFLWGEEKANVSLGLHLAALAVGVIVLDVGAQMMQVANQTRIFGLVPSARSRLNTVYMTVYFSGAAAGSALSTVAWVHWKWNGVCGLALTLIALAGLRHATGRRGERAPGAQTETVLHA, translated from the coding sequence ATGAAGCCTTCCGCCAAACCCACCAACCTCCCTTTTTTAGGGCTGGCGTGCGCGGTCGGGGTCTCCACGATCTACTATAACCAGCCTCTTTTGTTAGAGATGGGCCAGAGCTACCATGCCCATCCCGGCGAGACGGGTTTCGTCGCGGTCGCGACGCAGATCGGCTATGCGGTCGGACTTCTTTGCTTCGTTCCGCTCGGCGACGTGCTCGAACGGCGCGCTTTGATGGTGAGGATGTACGGGGCGGTGGCGGTGGCATTACTTTTGGTCGGACTTGCTCCGAGCCTTTTCTGGCTGATCGCCTTCAGCGTCATCGCCGGAGCGCTTGCCTCGGTGACGCACATCGTCTTGCCGATTGCGCCGGATCTGGTCGAGGATAACCAGCGTGGGCGGGCGATCGGCATCGTGATGACGGGGCTTTTGCTGGGAATTTTGCTGGCCCGCACCTTTGCCGGATGGGTGAGCCGCATTCATGGGTGGCGGCTGGTCTTCTTGATCGCGGCGGCGGTCAATCTGGCGTTTGTCCCGCTGCTGTGGAAGGTGATGCCGAAACTTCCGCCGAAGCAGCCGCTGACGTATGGCGAGGCGATGTCGTCCTTGTGGACGCTGTGGCGGACTCAGCCCCTGCTGCGCGAGTCGTGCGTGCTGGGAGCCCTTGTGTTTGCCTCATTTAGCTGCTTCTGGACGACGCTGGCGTTCCTGCTCGACAGCCACTATGGACTGGGGCCGGGGGTCGCGGGAACCTTTGGTGTCGTGGGCGCGGCGGGGGCGCTGACGGCGTCGATTGCCGGACGTTTTGCCGATAAACATGGGCCGCGCTGGGTGCTCACCCTGGGCGGAGCGGTCCTTGCAGCCTCGTATCTCTTCCTGTGGGGGGAGGAGAAGGCCAATGTTTCGTTGGGTTTACACCTCGCGGCGCTGGCTGTGGGGGTGATTGTGCTGGATGTGGGGGCGCAGATGATGCAGGTGGCGAACCAGACCAGAATCTTTGGGCTGGTGCCTTCGGCGCGGAGCCGCCTGAATACGGTGTATATGACCGTGTACTTCTCGGGTGCGGCGGCTGGATCGGCGCTCTCGACGGTGGCGTGGGTCCACTGGAAGTGGAATGGAGTGTGTGGTTTAGCCCTCACGCTGATCGCTCTTGCCGGGTTGCGGCATGCTACCGGACGGCGCGGGGAGAGAGCGCCCGGAGCCCAGACCGAGACGGTTCTGCACGCCTGA